Proteins encoded within one genomic window of Cucumis sativus cultivar 9930 chromosome 3, Cucumber_9930_V3, whole genome shotgun sequence:
- the LOC101219940 gene encoding uncharacterized protein LOC101219940, which yields MLSVGDSSSGDLEFLSDDDAWYNATVKLEGDVLRVSHCEFSKEHDNVFDADHFQSLLELSVFEARFRPLSRQLQDYECPNVHPGMPVCASYSSRADDVRFYDARLEGVDYLEHSYANGEEECLCNFILLWQHGPNSGNLTIASIANMCQIQFDKINDTVLATFFRNVREKIETRMNRGDICSEDRLPTHNGGGACQKDDCSLKLKHRLSFFERMDQETRRAKRSSGDVEPWEDRQSLSSRKSDVIEQDTDIGGVKYQYMILLENLDKGFSPVKLAKFLYEETLISPRVHIFPSLTFELYARGAVVMNCRRKLKRLYDFLDSPDHVILSSQGRPLVVTGRIARHETFGTLAAGAMVLDSGNKFGNEKDGRAWELKVVKVGTNEYLNAKHMKELFMEFLSHQRGLHQRLAMEESKIYCNGALQ from the exons ATGCTCTCCGTCGGAGACTCCTCCTCCGGCGACTTGGAGTTTCTGAGCGACGATGACGCGTGGTACAATGCCACCGTGAAACTCGAAGGCGATGTTCTTAGGGTCAGTCATTGCGAGTTCTCTAAGGAACATGACAATGTGTTCGACGCCGATCATTTCCAGAGCTTATTGGAGTTGAGCGTCTTCGAAGCTCGGTTTCGGCCTTTGTCCAGACAGTTGCAGGATTACGAATGCCCTAACGTCCACCCTGGAATGCCCGTTTGCGCTTCTTACTCCTCTCGAGCCGATGATGTTCGCTTCTACGACGCTCGTCTGGAAGGG GTGGATTATCTTGAACACTCTTATgcaaatggagaagaagaatgcTTATGCAACTTTATCCTTTTATGGCAGCATGGTCCAAACTCTGGAAATTTGACAATTGCCAGTATTGCTAACATGTGCCAAAttcaatttgataaaattaatgaCACAGTGTTAGCAACCTTCTTCAGAAATGTTAGGGAGAAAATCGAAACCAGAATGAATAGAGGCGATATCTGTTCTGAAGATCGTCTTCCCACCCATAATGGCGGTGGTGCTTGTCAGAAGGATGACTGCAgcctaaaattaaaacaccggctttctttttttgaacgCATGGACCAG GAAACACGACGTGCCAAACGTTCTTCTGGGGACGTAGAGCCATGGGAAG ACCGACAGTCTCTCAGTTCCAGAAAGAGTGACGTAATCGAGCAAGATACTGATATTGGTGGAGTGAAGTATCAGTACATGATTTTACTCGAGAATCTCGATAAAGGATTTTCTCCTGTAAAACTTGCCAAATTCTTATATGAAGAAACTTTGATCTCACCTCGAGTACACATCTTTCCAAGCTTAACATTTGAGTTATATGCAAGGGGAGCTGTTGTAATGAATTGCAGAAGGAAACTAAAGAGGTTGTATGATTTTTTGGACAGTCCAGATCATGTCATTTTATCCTCCCAAGGAAG GCCCTTGGTAGTAACTGGAAGAATTGCAAGGCACGAAACTTTTGGGACATTGGCGGCTGGGGCTATGGTTCTAGACTCTGGA AATAAATTTGGCAATGAAAAAGATGGGAGGGCTTGGGAGCTGAAGGTTGTGAAAGTAGGAACAAACGAGTATTTGAATGCAAAGCACATGAAGGAATTGTTCATGGAGTTTCTTAGCCATCAAAGGGGATTACACCAAAGATTGGCCATGGAGGAGAGCAAGATATATTGCAATGGTGCTTTGCAATAA
- the LOC101210985 gene encoding cysteine--tRNA ligase, chloroplastic/mitochondrial isoform X3: MMYLHCLPPSVEPQVSDHMPQIIDMIKQILDNGYAYSVDGDVYFNVDKFPEYGQLSGRKLEDNRAGERVSVDSRKKNPADFALWKSAKEGEPFWESPWGPGRPGWHIECSAMSASYLGYSFDIHGGGMDLVFPHHENEIAQSCAACRTSNVSYWVHNGFVTIDSEKMSKSLGNFFTIRQVIDLYHPLALRLFLLGTHYRSPINYSDLLLESASDRIFYIYQTLDDCRTVISQEDESSFKGPIAPSLVEEINKFSNVFLTSMSDDIHTPVVLAALSDPLKIINDLLHTRKGKKQEFRMESLAALEKIIGNVLSILGLMPASYSEALQQLKEKALTRAKMTNDQVLQKIEERNAARKNKEYEKSDSIRTDLAAVGISLMDGPNGTTWRPTVPLALQEHQASST; encoded by the exons ATGATGTATCTTCATTGTTTGCCTCCTTCAGTTGAACCCCAAGTTTCGGACCACATGCCCCAGATTATTGACATGATAAAGCAG ATTCTTGATAATGGGTATGCCTATTCTGTTGATGGTGACGTATACTTTAACGTGGACAAATTTCCAGAATATGGACAATTGTCTGGTCGAAAATTAGAGGATAATCGAGCTGGAGAGCGAGTTTCTGTGGACTCCAGGAAGAAAAACCCTGCCGATTTTGCTTTGTGGAAG TCTGCAAAGGAGGGGGAACCATTTTGGGAAAGTCCATGGGGTCCTGGAAGGCCTGGTTGGCATATAGAGTGTAGTGCCATGAGTGCGTCTTATCTGGGGTATTCTTTCGATATACATGGTGGAGGGATGGATCTTGTGTTTCCCCaccatgaaaatgaaatagctCAGAGCTGTGCTGCTTGCAGAACAAGTAATGTAAGCTACTGGGTTCATAATGGTTTTGTGACAATTGACTCGGAGAAAATGTCTAAATCTCTTGGGAACTTTTTCACCATTCGGCAG GTGATCGATCTTTACCATCCACTTGCTTTGAGGCTTTTCTTGTTGGGGACACATTATCGTTCTCCAATCAACTACTCCGATTTACTCCTTGAAAGTGCTTCAGATCGCATTTTTTACATCTATCAG ACTCTTGATGACTGTAGAACTGTCATTAGCCAGGAAGATGAATCAAGTTTTAAGGGTCCCATTGCCCCAAGTTTGGTGGaagaaatcaacaaattcTCCAATGTTTTTCTGACTTCAATGTCTGATGATATTCACACTCCTGTGGTTTTGGCAGCGTTATCAGATCCTTTGAAAATTATCAATGATTTATTACATACTCGCAAG GGAAAGAAGCAGGAATTTCGAATGGAATCCCTTGCAGCTTTGGAGAAGATAATTGGAAATGTGTTATCCATCTTAGGACTAATGCCTGCTAGTTACTCTGAG GCTCTACAACAATTGAAGGAAAAGGCTTTAACGCGTGCAAAGATGACGAACGATCAAGTATTacagaaaatagaagaaaggaatGCAGCAAGAAAGAATAAGGAGTATGAAAAATCTGATTCAATCAGGACTGATCTAGCTGCTGTTGGAATTTCTCTAATGGATGGCCCTAATGGGACAACTTGGAGACCCACTGTCCCTCTTGCACTTCAAGAACACCAGGCTTCTTCAACTTGA
- the LOC101210985 gene encoding cysteine--tRNA ligase, chloroplastic/mitochondrial isoform X2 has product MASLLKFYNPLTLTRFTPVSLSQAFLRRTLRNSHFSFFNSATTFARFTSSPTSSQLPVSAPNLKEINALRHDSTSSELWLHNTMSRKKEVFKPKVEGKVGMYVCGVTAYDLSHIGHARVYVTFDVLYRYLRHLGYEVLYVRNFTDVDDKIIARANELGEDPLNLSRRYCEEFRRDMMYLHCLPPSVEPQVSDHMPQIIDMIKQILDNGYAYSVDGDVYFNVDKFPEYGQLSGRKLEDNRAGERVSVDSRKKNPADFALWKSAKEGEPFWESPWGPGRPGWHIECSAMSASYLGYSFDIHGGGMDLVFPHHENEIAQSCAACRTSNVSYWVHNGFVTIDSEKMSKSLGNFFTIRQVIDLYHPLALRLFLLGTHYRSPINYSDLLLESASDRIFYIYQTLDDCRTVISQEDESSFKGPIAPSLVEEINKFSNVFLTSMSDDIHTPVVLAALSDPLKIINDLLHTRKALQQLKEKALTRAKMTNDQVLQKIEERNAARKNKEYEKSDSIRTDLAAVGISLMDGPNGTTWRPTVPLALQEHQASST; this is encoded by the exons ATGGCTTCCCTCCTTAAGTTCTACAATCCATTAACGTTAACTCGATTCACCCCCGTTTCACTCTCTCAGGCCTTTCTCCGCAGAACTCTTCGCAATTCCCATTTCTCATTCTTCAATTCTGCTACAACTTTCGCTCGTTTCACTTCTTCTCCCACCTCATCTCAGCTCCCCGTCAGTGCGCCGAATCTCAAAGAAATAAACGCCCTTAGGCATGATAGTACTTCCTCGGAACTGTGGCTACACAACACAATGAGTAGGAAGAAGGAGGTGTTCAAGCCTAAGGTCGAAGGCAAAGTAGGAATGTATGTATGCGGTGTTACTGCCTATGATCTCAGCCATATCGGCCATGCTCGTGTTTATGTTACATTCGATGTTCTCTATAG ATATTTGAGGCATTTGGGATACGAAGTTCTTTATGTTCGCAATTTCACCGATGTGGATGATAAA ATAATTGCTAGAGCAAATGAGTTGGGGGAAGATCCACTAAATTTAAGTAGACGTTATTGTGAAGAATTCCGCCGGGATATGATGTATCTTCATTGTTTGCCTCCTTCAGTTGAACCCCAAGTTTCGGACCACATGCCCCAGATTATTGACATGATAAAGCAG ATTCTTGATAATGGGTATGCCTATTCTGTTGATGGTGACGTATACTTTAACGTGGACAAATTTCCAGAATATGGACAATTGTCTGGTCGAAAATTAGAGGATAATCGAGCTGGAGAGCGAGTTTCTGTGGACTCCAGGAAGAAAAACCCTGCCGATTTTGCTTTGTGGAAG TCTGCAAAGGAGGGGGAACCATTTTGGGAAAGTCCATGGGGTCCTGGAAGGCCTGGTTGGCATATAGAGTGTAGTGCCATGAGTGCGTCTTATCTGGGGTATTCTTTCGATATACATGGTGGAGGGATGGATCTTGTGTTTCCCCaccatgaaaatgaaatagctCAGAGCTGTGCTGCTTGCAGAACAAGTAATGTAAGCTACTGGGTTCATAATGGTTTTGTGACAATTGACTCGGAGAAAATGTCTAAATCTCTTGGGAACTTTTTCACCATTCGGCAG GTGATCGATCTTTACCATCCACTTGCTTTGAGGCTTTTCTTGTTGGGGACACATTATCGTTCTCCAATCAACTACTCCGATTTACTCCTTGAAAGTGCTTCAGATCGCATTTTTTACATCTATCAG ACTCTTGATGACTGTAGAACTGTCATTAGCCAGGAAGATGAATCAAGTTTTAAGGGTCCCATTGCCCCAAGTTTGGTGGaagaaatcaacaaattcTCCAATGTTTTTCTGACTTCAATGTCTGATGATATTCACACTCCTGTGGTTTTGGCAGCGTTATCAGATCCTTTGAAAATTATCAATGATTTATTACATACTCGCAAG GCTCTACAACAATTGAAGGAAAAGGCTTTAACGCGTGCAAAGATGACGAACGATCAAGTATTacagaaaatagaagaaaggaatGCAGCAAGAAAGAATAAGGAGTATGAAAAATCTGATTCAATCAGGACTGATCTAGCTGCTGTTGGAATTTCTCTAATGGATGGCCCTAATGGGACAACTTGGAGACCCACTGTCCCTCTTGCACTTCAAGAACACCAGGCTTCTTCAACTTGA
- the LOC101210985 gene encoding cysteine--tRNA ligase, chloroplastic/mitochondrial isoform X1 has protein sequence MASLLKFYNPLTLTRFTPVSLSQAFLRRTLRNSHFSFFNSATTFARFTSSPTSSQLPVSAPNLKEINALRHDSTSSELWLHNTMSRKKEVFKPKVEGKVGMYVCGVTAYDLSHIGHARVYVTFDVLYRYLRHLGYEVLYVRNFTDVDDKIIARANELGEDPLNLSRRYCEEFRRDMMYLHCLPPSVEPQVSDHMPQIIDMIKQILDNGYAYSVDGDVYFNVDKFPEYGQLSGRKLEDNRAGERVSVDSRKKNPADFALWKSAKEGEPFWESPWGPGRPGWHIECSAMSASYLGYSFDIHGGGMDLVFPHHENEIAQSCAACRTSNVSYWVHNGFVTIDSEKMSKSLGNFFTIRQVIDLYHPLALRLFLLGTHYRSPINYSDLLLESASDRIFYIYQTLDDCRTVISQEDESSFKGPIAPSLVEEINKFSNVFLTSMSDDIHTPVVLAALSDPLKIINDLLHTRKGKKQEFRMESLAALEKIIGNVLSILGLMPASYSEALQQLKEKALTRAKMTNDQVLQKIEERNAARKNKEYEKSDSIRTDLAAVGISLMDGPNGTTWRPTVPLALQEHQASST, from the exons ATGGCTTCCCTCCTTAAGTTCTACAATCCATTAACGTTAACTCGATTCACCCCCGTTTCACTCTCTCAGGCCTTTCTCCGCAGAACTCTTCGCAATTCCCATTTCTCATTCTTCAATTCTGCTACAACTTTCGCTCGTTTCACTTCTTCTCCCACCTCATCTCAGCTCCCCGTCAGTGCGCCGAATCTCAAAGAAATAAACGCCCTTAGGCATGATAGTACTTCCTCGGAACTGTGGCTACACAACACAATGAGTAGGAAGAAGGAGGTGTTCAAGCCTAAGGTCGAAGGCAAAGTAGGAATGTATGTATGCGGTGTTACTGCCTATGATCTCAGCCATATCGGCCATGCTCGTGTTTATGTTACATTCGATGTTCTCTATAG ATATTTGAGGCATTTGGGATACGAAGTTCTTTATGTTCGCAATTTCACCGATGTGGATGATAAA ATAATTGCTAGAGCAAATGAGTTGGGGGAAGATCCACTAAATTTAAGTAGACGTTATTGTGAAGAATTCCGCCGGGATATGATGTATCTTCATTGTTTGCCTCCTTCAGTTGAACCCCAAGTTTCGGACCACATGCCCCAGATTATTGACATGATAAAGCAG ATTCTTGATAATGGGTATGCCTATTCTGTTGATGGTGACGTATACTTTAACGTGGACAAATTTCCAGAATATGGACAATTGTCTGGTCGAAAATTAGAGGATAATCGAGCTGGAGAGCGAGTTTCTGTGGACTCCAGGAAGAAAAACCCTGCCGATTTTGCTTTGTGGAAG TCTGCAAAGGAGGGGGAACCATTTTGGGAAAGTCCATGGGGTCCTGGAAGGCCTGGTTGGCATATAGAGTGTAGTGCCATGAGTGCGTCTTATCTGGGGTATTCTTTCGATATACATGGTGGAGGGATGGATCTTGTGTTTCCCCaccatgaaaatgaaatagctCAGAGCTGTGCTGCTTGCAGAACAAGTAATGTAAGCTACTGGGTTCATAATGGTTTTGTGACAATTGACTCGGAGAAAATGTCTAAATCTCTTGGGAACTTTTTCACCATTCGGCAG GTGATCGATCTTTACCATCCACTTGCTTTGAGGCTTTTCTTGTTGGGGACACATTATCGTTCTCCAATCAACTACTCCGATTTACTCCTTGAAAGTGCTTCAGATCGCATTTTTTACATCTATCAG ACTCTTGATGACTGTAGAACTGTCATTAGCCAGGAAGATGAATCAAGTTTTAAGGGTCCCATTGCCCCAAGTTTGGTGGaagaaatcaacaaattcTCCAATGTTTTTCTGACTTCAATGTCTGATGATATTCACACTCCTGTGGTTTTGGCAGCGTTATCAGATCCTTTGAAAATTATCAATGATTTATTACATACTCGCAAG GGAAAGAAGCAGGAATTTCGAATGGAATCCCTTGCAGCTTTGGAGAAGATAATTGGAAATGTGTTATCCATCTTAGGACTAATGCCTGCTAGTTACTCTGAG GCTCTACAACAATTGAAGGAAAAGGCTTTAACGCGTGCAAAGATGACGAACGATCAAGTATTacagaaaatagaagaaaggaatGCAGCAAGAAAGAATAAGGAGTATGAAAAATCTGATTCAATCAGGACTGATCTAGCTGCTGTTGGAATTTCTCTAATGGATGGCCCTAATGGGACAACTTGGAGACCCACTGTCCCTCTTGCACTTCAAGAACACCAGGCTTCTTCAACTTGA